In Nitrosospira briensis C-128, a genomic segment contains:
- a CDS encoding DUF5996 family protein, with the protein MTSNYIADSNNWPRLSALEDWQDTYTTLHMWTQVVGKIRLALSPDINHGWGSTLYITTRGLTTSPIPYGKFTFAIDFDFIAHVLRITTSEGADRALMLEPMPVASFYRKIMEALAELGIEVKIFARPVEVEVAIPFEKDTQHTSYDADAVSRFWHALVHVDRVFKDFRARFIGKVSPVHLFWGGFDLAVTRFSGRTAPKHPGGAPNVAKRIMEEAYSHEVSSAGFWPGTGLGEAAFYAYAYPTPAGFSKYPVQPKAAYFHDKLGEFILPYEAVRTADNPAQALLSFLQTTYDAAATLAHWDRLALERNTPST; encoded by the coding sequence ATGACTTCTAATTATATCGCTGACTCGAATAATTGGCCCAGGTTATCCGCCCTGGAGGACTGGCAGGACACTTACACTACGCTCCACATGTGGACACAGGTTGTCGGCAAGATACGATTGGCGCTCTCTCCGGATATCAACCACGGCTGGGGTTCTACCCTCTATATCACGACGCGCGGCCTTACGACCTCACCCATCCCTTACGGAAAGTTCACGTTTGCCATCGACTTCGACTTTATTGCCCACGTATTGCGCATCACCACCTCGGAAGGCGCGGATCGCGCGCTTATGCTGGAACCCATGCCGGTCGCGAGCTTCTACCGCAAGATAATGGAAGCACTTGCCGAGTTGGGTATCGAGGTCAAGATTTTCGCCCGGCCGGTTGAGGTGGAAGTAGCCATACCATTCGAGAAAGATACTCAACATACGAGCTATGATGCCGATGCCGTTTCCCGATTCTGGCATGCGCTCGTGCACGTGGATAGGGTTTTCAAGGATTTCCGCGCCCGCTTCATCGGCAAGGTGAGCCCGGTGCATTTATTTTGGGGCGGATTTGATCTCGCTGTGACCCGGTTTTCGGGGCGAACCGCACCGAAGCATCCGGGCGGGGCACCCAATGTCGCTAAGCGGATAATGGAAGAGGCCTACTCTCATGAGGTGTCGAGCGCGGGCTTTTGGCCGGGGACAGGTCTGGGCGAAGCTGCCTTTTACGCCTATGCTTATCCCACCCCTGCCGGTTTCAGTAAATATCCTGTTCAGCCAAAAGCTGCGTATTTCCACGACAAGCTTGGGGAATTCATTCTTCCCTACGAAGCTGTGCGAACAGCTGACAACCCGGCACAGGCGCTGCTCTCATTTCTTCAGACCACTTACGATGCCGCCGCCACGCTGGCGCACTGGGACCGGTTGGCGCTGGAGCGCAACACGCCGTCCACGTGA
- a CDS encoding VOC family protein: MTTRPIPDGYHTLTPYLMIDGAAKAIEFYTQAFNAAELYRLGAPGGKIGHAEIQIGDSRIMLADDFGCESAFRTSQPGAGSPVGLHLYVKDVDAMFAQATSAGAKVIKPVQDQFYGDRTGTLEDPFGHIWFLATHKEDLSLDEIKQRAAAMFKQGGADT, from the coding sequence ATGACAACCAGACCCATACCCGATGGTTACCATACGTTAACGCCATACCTGATGATTGACGGCGCGGCCAAGGCCATCGAATTTTACACGCAAGCATTTAACGCAGCGGAATTATATAGATTGGGCGCGCCCGGCGGGAAAATCGGGCATGCCGAAATTCAAATCGGCGATTCCCGAATTATGCTGGCCGACGATTTCGGCTGTGAAAGCGCGTTCCGTACTTCGCAACCAGGGGCTGGCTCGCCGGTGGGCCTCCATTTATATGTCAAGGATGTGGACGCAATGTTTGCCCAAGCCACAAGTGCGGGCGCCAAGGTCATCAAGCCGGTCCAGGATCAGTTCTACGGTGATCGGACAGGCACGTTGGAAGATCCCTTCGGGCATATCTGGTTCCTTGCGACTCATAAGGAAGATCTCTCCCTGGATGAAATCAAGCAACGTGCCGCGGCGATGTTCAAGCAAGGCGGGGCCGATACCTAG
- the gshA gene encoding glutamate--cysteine ligase, with protein sequence MSRQLSCSKGTTPINQSLQPLLIHGLKGIEKESLRINREGSISLSPHPVQLGAALTHPNITTDYSEALLELITPALSDGTEVLDSLTDLHKYVCANINDELLLAASMPVGDLRDPAIPIAEYGSSNLGRMKHIYRQGLSYRYGRCMQVIAGIHFNYSLPEPFWPEYQQFMKHTGDLQSFTTSAYMGMIRNLQRYGWLILYLFGSSPAVGKSFIDSRNSIYSDTLQKFDETSYYKPFATSLRMSEIGYLNPVQSMFHISFNSIEEYIRDLGRATTIPYLGYERIGAKVGDQYRQLNTHFLQIENEYYTPVRPKQPTRSGEKPLHALGNRGIQYIEIRSVDVDVFEPAGIAIETTRFLEVLSLFCLFQPNARHDLKQHEEISNNALSVANRGRDPRLKLLNNGHEIPLRQWALTLCEQMREVCEILDNGNADIPYTRALHQQIETIRHPELTASARMLSAMSAQKMSITELVLQKSHEYTHYFQNAALDAAVKRNFDLQVKTSLAQQKQLDVTDEIPFDKYLSSYFSRGASASIIHSLDLPQDLPVSMVEIAAR encoded by the coding sequence ATGTCAAGACAATTATCTTGTAGCAAGGGCACAACGCCCATCAACCAATCTCTTCAGCCATTATTAATTCATGGTTTGAAAGGCATCGAAAAAGAAAGCCTCCGAATTAACCGGGAGGGATCAATATCATTGTCACCTCATCCGGTTCAGCTTGGAGCCGCGTTGACTCATCCGAATATAACAACTGATTATTCTGAAGCGTTACTTGAGCTAATCACGCCAGCATTATCGGATGGAACGGAAGTGCTGGACTCCTTAACGGATTTGCATAAATACGTCTGCGCAAATATCAACGACGAATTATTGCTCGCGGCAAGTATGCCTGTCGGCGATTTGCGGGACCCGGCAATTCCCATCGCTGAATATGGTTCATCCAATCTCGGGAGGATGAAGCACATCTACCGGCAGGGTTTAAGCTATCGCTACGGCCGCTGCATGCAGGTCATTGCCGGAATCCATTTCAACTACTCGCTTCCTGAGCCATTCTGGCCAGAATACCAGCAGTTCATGAAACATACGGGTGATCTGCAATCGTTCACTACCAGCGCTTATATGGGAATGATCAGAAACCTGCAGCGTTATGGCTGGCTTATCCTATATTTATTCGGCTCGTCCCCGGCAGTGGGCAAAAGCTTCATCGATAGCCGCAATTCTATTTATTCCGATACATTGCAGAAATTTGACGAGACTTCCTACTACAAGCCCTTTGCCACCTCTTTGAGGATGAGCGAGATAGGCTATTTGAATCCCGTTCAATCGATGTTTCATATTTCCTTTAACAGCATCGAAGAATATATACGGGATTTGGGCAGAGCAACAACGATACCTTATCTCGGATATGAAAGGATCGGGGCCAAGGTGGGCGACCAGTACCGGCAGTTGAATACCCATTTCCTGCAAATCGAGAACGAGTATTACACGCCGGTACGGCCAAAACAGCCGACGAGGTCCGGCGAGAAGCCGCTGCATGCACTGGGAAACCGGGGGATTCAATATATTGAAATACGATCCGTGGATGTCGATGTGTTTGAACCTGCGGGCATCGCGATCGAAACCACGCGCTTTCTTGAAGTGCTGAGCCTTTTCTGTCTATTCCAGCCCAACGCGAGGCATGACTTGAAGCAGCATGAGGAGATCAGCAATAACGCGTTGTCGGTGGCCAATCGCGGTAGGGATCCGAGACTGAAGCTGCTTAACAACGGGCATGAAATTCCGTTGCGGCAGTGGGCGCTGACGCTGTGTGAGCAGATGCGGGAAGTCTGTGAGATCCTGGATAACGGCAATGCCGATATCCCCTACACCCGCGCATTGCACCAGCAGATCGAAACAATTCGCCATCCCGAGTTGACGGCTTCAGCAAGGATGCTGTCGGCCATGAGCGCGCAAAAGATGTCGATTACCGAACTGGTATTGCAGAAGTCCCATGAATACACTCATTATTTCCAGAATGCCGCATTGGACGCCGCGGTAAAGAGGAATTTTGATCTCCAGGTCAAGACATCGCTGGCGCAACAGAAACAGCTCGATGTCACGGATGAGATCCCTTTCGATAAATACCTGAGCAGCTATTTCTCGCGAGGCGCCTCAGCCAGCATCATTCATTCCCTGGACTTGCCTCAAGACCTGCCTGTCTCCATGGTCGAAATTGCTGCTCGATAA
- a CDS encoding ABC transporter ATP-binding protein, which produces MTPAIEIRQVHKRFGALHALYGIDLEIDTGEFFALLGPNGAGKTTLINIIAGLTLASSGSVRVKGHDVVAEYREARRMLGVVPQELVFDPFFTVRETLVFQSGYYGIKKNNGWIDEIMHHLDLADKADTNMRALSGGMKRRVLVAQALVHKPPVIVLDEPTAGVDVQLRQALWRFIKELNRNGHTIVLTTHYLEEAEALCNRVAMLKNGSIVVLESVRNLISNISGHRIRLRLSPDTLPAALQLLAISHDQGYHVLALEECSQLENVMAALRAAQTQILELQILQPDLEEVFVKIMHSAENLEPVSV; this is translated from the coding sequence ATGACTCCGGCAATCGAAATCAGGCAGGTGCACAAGCGTTTCGGTGCATTGCATGCCTTGTACGGAATTGATCTCGAAATCGATACCGGCGAATTCTTCGCTTTGCTTGGCCCCAATGGAGCGGGAAAGACGACGCTGATCAATATTATCGCGGGTCTTACCCTTGCCAGCAGCGGCAGTGTCAGGGTAAAGGGGCATGATGTCGTCGCCGAGTACCGTGAAGCACGCCGCATGTTAGGCGTGGTGCCGCAGGAGTTGGTATTTGATCCGTTCTTTACCGTCCGGGAAACGCTTGTGTTTCAATCCGGCTATTACGGCATAAAGAAGAATAACGGCTGGATAGACGAGATAATGCACCATCTCGACCTTGCCGACAAGGCCGATACCAACATGCGTGCGTTGTCCGGCGGCATGAAGCGGCGCGTGCTGGTAGCGCAGGCATTGGTCCACAAACCCCCGGTAATCGTTTTGGATGAACCCACCGCAGGCGTAGATGTGCAATTGCGCCAGGCCCTTTGGCGTTTCATCAAGGAATTAAACCGCAACGGTCATACCATTGTGCTCACTACGCATTATCTCGAAGAAGCAGAGGCTTTATGCAACCGCGTGGCAATGCTAAAAAATGGCAGTATAGTTGTGCTTGAAAGCGTCAGAAATCTCATCAGCAACATTTCCGGACACCGGATACGGCTGCGGTTATCCCCCGATACGCTGCCGGCGGCGTTACAGCTACTGGCAATCAGCCACGACCAAGGCTACCACGTTCTGGCGCTCGAGGAATGCTCCCAGCTTGAAAACGTGATGGCGGCATTACGCGCCGCCCAGACCCAAATCCTGGAACTGCAGATATTGCAACCTGATCTGGAAGAAGTGTTCGTAAAGATCATGCATAGTGCAGAGAATCTGGAACCTGTATCGGTATGA
- a CDS encoding ABC transporter permease — protein sequence MNGFLTLLYKELLRFWKVGFQTVFAPMLSTLLYLLIFSHMLEERVQAYPGVTYTVFLIPGLVIMAMLQNAFANSSSSLIQSIVSGNHIFMLLSPLSYQEIFTAYVLASVVRGLAVGLGIYLITLCFFELPLYSFAWVFVFALMGTALLGALGIIAGIWAEKFEHLSALQNFIILPLTFLSGVFYTISSLPPFWRGLSYLNPFFYMVDGFRYGFFRISDVSPYLSLGALAACFLTVSWLTLRMLKTGYKIRR from the coding sequence ATGAATGGATTTCTCACGCTGCTCTACAAGGAATTGCTACGATTCTGGAAAGTGGGGTTCCAGACCGTATTTGCACCCATGCTGTCTACCTTGCTCTATCTTTTGATTTTTTCTCACATGCTGGAAGAACGGGTGCAGGCATATCCCGGTGTAACCTACACCGTTTTTCTGATTCCGGGACTGGTGATAATGGCTATGTTGCAGAACGCTTTCGCCAACTCCTCATCGAGCCTGATACAGTCGATAGTCTCGGGCAATCACATCTTTATGCTGTTATCGCCGCTTTCCTACCAGGAAATATTCACTGCCTATGTACTGGCATCGGTAGTTCGTGGTCTGGCGGTAGGACTTGGTATCTACCTGATAACGCTGTGTTTTTTTGAACTTCCCCTGTACTCGTTCGCATGGGTATTCGTATTTGCCTTGATGGGCACCGCATTGCTGGGCGCCTTAGGCATCATTGCGGGAATCTGGGCGGAAAAATTTGAGCACCTTTCTGCGTTGCAAAACTTTATCATCCTGCCACTGACGTTTTTATCGGGGGTTTTCTATACGATCTCCTCGTTACCTCCATTTTGGCGAGGATTATCGTATCTGAATCCGTTTTTCTACATGGTAGACGGATTTCGCTACGGCTTCTTTCGCATCTCCGATGTTTCGCCCTACCTTAGCCTCGGAGCTCTGGCGGCATGTTTCCTGACCGTATCATGGCTGACATTGCGAATGCTGAAAACAGGGTACAAAATCCGAAGATGA
- a CDS encoding glutathione S-transferase family protein gives MSTQSNVERTLYGFWLSPYMSQVAHMLSETGLTYRYERVSPFQGSTLTPEHIERNPLGKIPTLRDVNGVDISESHAICRYLARIYPEARKFYPIDDPILCAEVDAKNDFITFSIAGPFFNWFVVSAYFPKAWKLKIEKEAHIYNLCSVLLSKMWLPRLVNGSRMEPFLLGKEPFLPDFQLFYTLELSQMFSELFEIPEMHLFRDDPALQTFYDAMCERPSTREILAAKESELDVTKKELFGGFGAAYLNNHIDRRILGGLFGREV, from the coding sequence ATGTCCACACAATCAAATGTCGAGCGCACGCTGTACGGATTCTGGCTCTCACCTTATATGAGTCAGGTTGCCCACATGCTCTCGGAAACCGGTCTAACTTATCGCTATGAGCGAGTGTCTCCGTTTCAGGGGAGCACGCTCACGCCAGAGCACATAGAACGAAATCCTCTTGGAAAAATTCCCACTCTCAGGGATGTCAATGGTGTTGATATTTCGGAAAGCCACGCAATCTGTCGTTATCTCGCGAGAATCTACCCAGAAGCACGAAAGTTTTATCCAATTGATGATCCGATACTCTGTGCAGAGGTCGATGCCAAGAATGACTTCATCACTTTCTCCATTGCGGGTCCATTCTTCAACTGGTTTGTTGTCAGCGCATATTTCCCAAAAGCATGGAAACTCAAAATTGAAAAAGAAGCGCATATCTATAATCTTTGTTCTGTCTTGCTAAGCAAAATGTGGCTGCCCCGACTAGTTAATGGATCAAGAATGGAGCCGTTCCTGCTTGGCAAAGAGCCTTTTCTGCCAGATTTCCAGTTGTTCTATACGCTCGAGCTTAGCCAAATGTTTTCCGAACTGTTCGAAATACCCGAGATGCATCTGTTTCGAGATGATCCAGCATTACAGACGTTTTACGATGCAATGTGCGAGCGTCCTTCTACGCGTGAAATACTGGCGGCTAAAGAATCGGAACTGGATGTTACGAAAAAAGAACTCTTCGGAGGGTTTGGAGCAGCCTATCTTAATAACCATATCGACAGAAGAATCCTTGGAGGGCTATTCGGGCGTGAAGTCTGA
- a CDS encoding winged helix-turn-helix transcriptional regulator — MQKASQYVGKRKVMTKSNQISRSSCPVSCALDILGDKWTLLVVRDLIFFRKRYFGDFQNSPEKIATNILSDRLKKLEEGHILLRRRDPANARKVIYMPTEKCLDLVPPIMELLRWGAKYVPESDAHENLVQQFEQDPMKFMAEIRQSLRKENEANKE, encoded by the coding sequence TTGCAAAAAGCAAGTCAATATGTAGGCAAGCGCAAAGTTATGACGAAATCAAATCAGATCAGCCGCTCCTCCTGTCCAGTCAGCTGTGCCCTAGATATATTGGGCGATAAATGGACGCTGCTTGTCGTTCGTGATCTCATTTTCTTCCGTAAGCGATATTTCGGGGATTTTCAGAATTCCCCGGAAAAAATCGCTACCAATATCCTTTCTGACCGGCTTAAAAAGCTGGAGGAAGGCCATATCCTTTTGCGACGCCGTGATCCGGCTAATGCGCGCAAGGTTATTTATATGCCTACTGAAAAATGCCTGGATCTAGTGCCTCCAATCATGGAGCTGTTACGTTGGGGTGCAAAATATGTTCCTGAAAGTGACGCGCACGAGAATCTGGTTCAACAATTCGAACAGGATCCGATGAAATTTATGGCGGAAATACGACAATCCCTGCGTAAAGAGAATGAAGCAAATAAAGAATAG
- a CDS encoding methane monooxygenase/ammonia monooxygenase subunit C, translating to MATTLETSGQAKAGGRDYDMSQWYDSKWYKFGLITMLAVAIFWVWYQRTYAYSHGMDSMEPEFEKVWMGLWRVHMIVMPIFALITWGWIWKTRDTKEQLDNLDPKFEIKRYFYFMMWLGVYLFGVYWGGSFFTEQDASWHQVIIRDTSFTPSHVVVFYGSFPMYIVCGVATYLYAMTRLPLYSRGTSFPLVMAIAGPLMILPNVGLNEWGHAFWFMEELFSAPLHWGFVVLGWSGLFAGGVVAQIVTRYSNLTDVVWNGQSKVILNNRIVP from the coding sequence ATGGCAACAACACTAGAAACGTCGGGCCAAGCTAAGGCGGGAGGTCGGGACTACGACATGTCGCAATGGTATGACTCGAAGTGGTACAAATTTGGGCTCATCACCATGCTGGCGGTGGCGATATTCTGGGTCTGGTATCAGCGGACCTATGCATATTCGCACGGGATGGACTCGATGGAACCGGAGTTTGAGAAAGTCTGGATGGGACTATGGCGCGTCCACATGATCGTCATGCCAATATTTGCCCTCATCACCTGGGGCTGGATCTGGAAGACCCGGGACACGAAGGAGCAACTGGACAATCTTGATCCCAAGTTTGAGATCAAGCGCTACTTTTATTTTATGATGTGGCTGGGCGTCTACCTATTTGGCGTTTACTGGGGTGGTAGCTTCTTTACCGAACAGGACGCCTCCTGGCACCAGGTCATCATCCGCGACACGAGCTTCACCCCAAGTCACGTGGTGGTGTTCTATGGCTCCTTCCCGATGTACATCGTCTGCGGCGTGGCCACCTATCTGTATGCCATGACGCGTCTGCCGCTGTACTCGCGGGGAACCTCGTTCCCGTTGGTGATGGCTATTGCCGGTCCGCTCATGATCCTGCCGAACGTAGGCTTGAACGAATGGGGCCATGCCTTCTGGTTCATGGAAGAGCTCTTTAGCGCCCCGTTGCACTGGGGTTTTGTGGTACTGGGCTGGTCGGGCCTGTTTGCAGGCGGCGTTGTGGCACAGATCGTCACGCGTTACTCCAACCTGACCGACGTCGTCTGGAATGGACAGAGCAAAGTCATCCTCAACAATCGCATCGTACCGTAA
- a CDS encoding LysR family transcriptional regulator, with product MQDLNDLYYYVQAVDHGGFAPAGRVLGMPKSKLSRRIAKLEERLGVRLIQRSTRHFAVTDAGETYYTHCKAMLVEAEGAQEAIDTLKAEPRGVIRMTCPIPLVNAYVGVMLADFMVRYPHVTVQMEATNRRVDLVSESVDVALRVRPPPLQDSNLVMRVLADRGQCLVASPALVQRLGFPAAPSALSNWPSLGLGVLQQIHTWALHGPDGAHATLHHTPRFATTDMIALRDAAVAGVGVVQLPVVMARDQLAAGSLVRLVPDWAPCREIIHAVFPSRRGLLPSVRALIDFLAQRFEMLQED from the coding sequence ATGCAAGACCTGAATGACCTCTATTACTACGTCCAGGCTGTGGATCATGGCGGCTTTGCTCCGGCAGGCCGAGTCCTGGGCATGCCGAAATCGAAACTTAGCCGCCGCATCGCCAAGCTGGAAGAACGCTTGGGTGTGCGCCTGATCCAGCGCTCGACACGTCACTTTGCAGTTACGGACGCCGGCGAGACTTATTACACGCATTGCAAGGCGATGTTGGTGGAAGCTGAGGGGGCCCAGGAAGCCATAGACACCTTAAAAGCCGAACCTCGGGGTGTAATCCGGATGACATGTCCCATTCCGCTGGTGAATGCTTATGTGGGAGTGATGCTGGCCGATTTCATGGTGCGCTATCCGCACGTCACAGTGCAGATGGAGGCGACTAACCGGCGTGTCGATCTGGTCAGTGAGTCGGTCGACGTCGCTCTTCGTGTGCGACCACCGCCCCTGCAGGACAGTAACCTGGTTATGCGTGTTTTGGCTGATCGAGGCCAATGTTTGGTAGCCAGTCCTGCCCTTGTCCAGCGGCTCGGCTTTCCTGCTGCACCATCTGCTTTGAGCAATTGGCCTAGCCTGGGCCTGGGGGTCCTGCAACAAATCCACACCTGGGCGCTGCATGGACCGGATGGCGCACACGCAACACTTCATCACACGCCCCGCTTCGCGACGACGGACATGATTGCGCTAAGAGATGCCGCTGTGGCCGGTGTCGGTGTAGTGCAGTTGCCGGTGGTCATGGCACGAGACCAACTGGCGGCTGGTTCATTGGTCAGGCTGGTGCCAGACTGGGCGCCGTGTCGGGAAATCATTCATGCGGTGTTTCCGTCCCGGCGCGGTCTTCTGCCATCTGTGCGGGCGTTAATTGATTTTCTCGCACAGCGTTTCGAGATGCTGCAGGAGGACTAA
- a CDS encoding tautomerase family protein, giving the protein MPLWKVYHPAGAYTAQDKKDLSERITSMYARVPIPKFYVVFIFEEIAKDSCFVGGEPNNKFVRFRVDHIARTLPGPVIREWWVRTLDELIAPFVKDRGYDWEISIDETPFDLWSLQGEIPPPFESAAEKRWVKENKASPYTVVEKLPVNLAFTPGIADR; this is encoded by the coding sequence ATGCCATTATGGAAAGTTTATCATCCCGCTGGAGCATACACTGCTCAAGATAAAAAGGATCTATCCGAAAGGATTACCAGTATGTATGCACGCGTTCCTATCCCGAAGTTCTATGTAGTCTTCATTTTTGAGGAAATAGCCAAGGACTCCTGCTTTGTAGGTGGTGAGCCGAATAACAAATTTGTCCGGTTCAGGGTCGATCACATTGCGCGGACACTACCCGGCCCAGTCATACGGGAATGGTGGGTGAGAACGCTCGATGAGCTTATTGCTCCCTTTGTAAAGGACAGAGGCTACGATTGGGAGATTTCCATTGACGAGACACCTTTCGATCTTTGGTCTCTCCAGGGAGAGATTCCGCCTCCTTTTGAATCTGCAGCTGAGAAGAGATGGGTAAAGGAAAACAAGGCGAGTCCTTACACTGTGGTGGAAAAGCTTCCTGTTAACCTGGCGTTTACTCCAGGAATAGCAGATCGCTAG
- the ccmA gene encoding cytochrome c biogenesis heme-transporting ATPase CcmA codes for MPTLQGHNLTCVRGDRRLFRDINFSLESGGLMQVQGPNGSGKTSLLRMLCGLALPAQGEIHWNGAEIRSLGGDYYGAMTYLGHLSGVKDDLTAIENLRISSALAGAEIDEHKAHEALQHMGLGGRELLPAKVLSQGQRRRVTLARLMVCNTVLWILDEPLTALDTAAVKLMQGLMERHLEHGGMIVMTTHQEIDITASATQRLQLA; via the coding sequence ATGCCAACGCTGCAAGGACACAACCTGACATGCGTGCGCGGTGACCGCAGATTATTCAGGGATATCAATTTCTCCCTTGAATCAGGCGGATTGATGCAGGTTCAAGGCCCCAACGGGAGCGGAAAAACCAGCCTTCTACGCATGCTGTGCGGTCTGGCGCTACCTGCCCAGGGGGAGATTCACTGGAATGGCGCTGAAATTCGTTCGTTAGGCGGAGACTATTATGGCGCGATGACTTATCTCGGCCATTTAAGCGGCGTAAAGGACGACTTGACTGCCATCGAGAACCTGCGTATTTCCAGCGCACTGGCAGGTGCGGAAATCGATGAACATAAGGCCCATGAAGCGCTGCAACACATGGGGTTGGGCGGACGCGAACTATTGCCGGCCAAGGTATTGTCGCAAGGCCAGCGACGCAGGGTAACGCTGGCGCGCCTGATGGTATGCAATACCGTGTTATGGATACTGGACGAGCCTTTGACGGCGCTTGATACTGCCGCAGTGAAGCTGATGCAGGGTTTAATGGAGCGACACCTGGAACACGGCGGTATGATAGTGATGACGACGCATCAGGAGATCGACATAACTGCCTCTGCAACCCAGCGGTTGCAACTCGCCTGA
- the ccmB gene encoding heme exporter protein CcmB, whose product MFFWIIQRDLLLAMRRRADVLTTLFFFIIVVSLFPLGVGPEMSMLRTMAPGVVWVAALLASMLSLGRMFSSDYLDGTLEQMLLSPQSLSLLVLGKALSHWLVTGVPLVLMAPVLGIQYDLSADALQVLTASLLLGTPVLSLIGAIGAALTLGLRGGGVLVSLLVLPLYIPVLIFGAGAVESSVAGLGAAAHMSLLGAFLLASLALAPWTAAVSLRISME is encoded by the coding sequence ATGTTTTTCTGGATAATCCAGCGCGACCTTCTGCTCGCGATGAGACGGCGGGCAGATGTGTTGACCACACTGTTTTTTTTCATCATCGTGGTAAGCCTTTTTCCCCTTGGCGTGGGTCCGGAGATGAGCATGCTCCGAACCATGGCACCGGGCGTCGTCTGGGTTGCCGCACTTCTGGCTTCGATGTTGTCATTGGGGCGGATGTTCTCCAGTGATTACCTGGATGGCACATTGGAACAAATGCTGCTGTCGCCCCAGTCACTGTCTCTGCTGGTGCTGGGCAAGGCGCTGTCTCACTGGCTGGTGACGGGTGTGCCGCTTGTGCTGATGGCTCCGGTGCTGGGCATCCAATATGATTTGTCGGCGGACGCGTTGCAGGTGCTGACGGCTTCATTATTACTGGGAACCCCGGTTTTAAGTCTGATAGGCGCCATTGGTGCAGCGCTGACTTTGGGATTGAGAGGGGGCGGCGTATTGGTGTCGCTGCTGGTGCTGCCGCTATATATTCCGGTATTGATATTTGGCGCCGGCGCAGTGGAATCGAGCGTGGCGGGTTTGGGAGCTGCGGCGCATATGTCGCTGCTGGGCGCTTTTCTGCTGGCGTCTCTGGCCCTGGCGCCCTGGACGGCAGCTGTGTCATTGCGAATTTCGATGGAATAA
- the ccmC gene encoding heme ABC transporter permease CcmC, translated as MAINWFKYSSPASFYFLAGKMIPIFSVAAIVLFAVGLYIGFFVAPTDFQQGEAYRIIFIHVPAAWMSMFLYVIMAMWSGIGLAFNTRLSSMVATAIAPTGAMFTFLALWTGALWGKPMWGAWWVWDARLTSELILLFLYIGFMSLQAAIDDPRRADKAGAMIALVGVVNIPIIYFSVKWWNTLHQGASVSVTQSPKMATTMLTGMLIMSIACWMYAIAVVLIRTRTIILERERHTAWVGELQGAGVAS; from the coding sequence ATGGCGATTAACTGGTTCAAATATTCCTCTCCGGCGAGTTTCTATTTTCTTGCCGGTAAAATGATCCCGATTTTTTCCGTTGCCGCGATTGTATTGTTCGCGGTGGGGCTTTATATCGGGTTTTTTGTTGCTCCGACCGATTTTCAGCAGGGTGAAGCTTATCGCATCATTTTCATTCACGTCCCTGCCGCCTGGATGTCAATGTTCCTGTATGTGATAATGGCGATGTGGTCCGGTATCGGCCTCGCATTCAATACCCGCCTGTCTTCCATGGTGGCCACCGCGATTGCCCCGACAGGAGCGATGTTTACCTTTCTTGCCTTATGGACCGGTGCACTGTGGGGCAAGCCCATGTGGGGAGCGTGGTGGGTATGGGATGCGCGGCTTACATCCGAATTAATCCTGCTGTTTCTCTATATCGGCTTCATGTCGTTGCAGGCTGCAATAGATGACCCGCGCCGCGCCGACAAAGCCGGCGCAATGATTGCGTTGGTAGGGGTGGTGAACATACCGATCATCTATTTCTCCGTAAAGTGGTGGAATACCTTGCATCAAGGTGCCTCCGTCAGCGTGACGCAATCGCCGAAAATGGCTACCACCATGCTGACCGGCATGCTCATCATGTCGATCGCGTGCTGGATGTATGCGATCGCAGTGGTACTGATCCGCACGCGGACAATTATTCTGGAACGCGAGCGCCACACGGCGTGGGTAGGTGAGTTACAAGGGGCAGGGGTGGCTTCGTGA
- the ccmD gene encoding heme exporter protein CcmD, giving the protein MGGYGFYVWGSYLVSVLCIVGEIVLVFNRKRTLLRHLSLIHQSTKQEKGNETTS; this is encoded by the coding sequence ATGGGTGGATATGGATTCTACGTATGGGGATCCTATCTGGTGTCGGTTCTCTGTATTGTCGGAGAAATTGTTCTGGTTTTTAACCGCAAGCGAACTTTGCTCAGACATCTCAGTCTGATTCATCAGTCAACTAAACAAGAGAAGGGAAATGAAACCACGTCATAA